The sequence TCCCAGTAGCAAAGAGCACTGTACCACTGACAAAAACTCAGCTAATGCCTCCTCCTGCAgtttcaaaccagaaaaaaacgcTTCTCTTTCCCGggacttttgttttcattgtctGAATTCTAAAAACTGTTAGCATGTTGTGATTTTTGCATGAATCTTTTGaattttctgtattgcttttggaACATCTTAGGTCATCCTACTGTACCCACTCCACTGGTGCCCTAGTTTCCAGGAGGAAATTTAATGAGAAAACATAGGCTCATGTTGCTGAAGTGTCTTCCCCCTTCAAAGAAGCATCCCAGCTGAAACGCTGAGGAGGTTCTCATCAGAACGTCTCATTTGCTTTCTGTTGCTTAAACTGGCAAACTGCATTTCGGTTCTCGCTGTTCCACACAGCAGCTCCTCCCCGCTCTTTTTGTTATAGATTCTACTGGTCTTTAAGGATTAGATGATACTTTTAAGGGGTAAGACAGGATTGGAAGTTTAAACAGCACCATTAGGCTGTGCTTATGCCAATGACTCACTGTAAAGCCTAGCTTAGCATTCTGACTTCTCACTTCAGTTGCTCTTGctgcaaaaaggaaggaaggggcGAGATAAATTCATTTTTCAGCCCCTGGGCCGCTAAAAGACTTGGTTACAATAACACTGGGAGGTCGAGGTATAACTGTGAACTTATTAGGACTTGAAAGTACTTTTGGAATTGCCCAAACTCAGCTGTTTTACTAAGAAAATTCAATAGGTGTAAatagaagagagaagaaactaaCATATAGGTGCTTAAAAGGACCACAGCCCAAGGGCACGAGCGGAGCAGTAGAAAGCAGCCAGGTCCTCCACGACAATTTTCTAAGCAAACCTCATGCTCCCTTGAGGTTCCCCCAAGCCCAGGCCCCCGCCTGCAGCAGTTGGGTTCAGCCCTGACTCACCCTGCCGCATACCTGTGACTTGACCTGCCGCTCTACCCCGTCCTTATCTGCTGGGTGCCTCGAAGCAAGCGGCAGCCCGGGAGGCACCCCAAGGTGaggtttctctcctctctcttccaggAGCAACCATGGAGAAGAGTTACGCGTCCAtgttcctgctgctggtggccatctCCTGTGCTCTGGCAAAGGATGTGGGCAAGAAGGAAACAAAGGAGACTACTGCTAAACCAAAACTGCCTCAGACACTCTCCAGAggtaaaaaacaacaaaaaaaccccctcgaaatttaaaaaaaaaaaaaaaaagtgcaatctGCTAAAGTTTTTACTCCTATACTGTTTTAATAAATTAGTTTTCTTGCAATTCATTCTGCAAATACTTTTTCTAGTATTTCCTAGCATCCCTATCCCCTTTACTCCTGATTTAAAGCCCTCTGGCAAGGGCggctgctcaaagcccctgcCGGCAGCCGCGGGCAGGGGGCGGGACGCGAACCCCGGACCTTTTAAGGCCCCGCTTATAACGcgcctcccctccttccctcccccgcagGCTGGGGGGACCAGCTCATCTGGACGCAGACGTACGAGGAAGCCCTTTTCCGCTCCAAGCACAGGTaccgcgccccgctccgcgcccctccgcgccccgctccgcgccccctAGCGCCTCCCCGGTCCTTAACCgggagtcttttttctttttccagcaacaAGCCCCTGATGATTATCCACCACCTGGACGACTGCCCGCACAGCCAAGGTAATCCTTTGCAccggaaaataaaataataataaaaaaaaaaaaaagaaaatttaaagaagggaaaaaattaaaaatcagctgGTTTGGGGTTTCTGGATAAATGCTGCTTAAAAATATAACTCCGCCCCCATTCTGCTTGCTGAGTAAGCCCCAGTGAAATGCTAATTCACACAAGTCTGTGGCGTGTTCTTCAAGCTGTCCCACGAAGGTATTTTCCGTCgtgcagaaatgaaatgaaaacggTAATTCCGAATGAGTACGGACACCAGCACAGGTCACACGTTCCGACCTGTGACAAATCTGGTTTTGCTTCCCGTCACAACCGGCCCAAACCAACAATAAGACCGGGAGTAGGGAAAACCGGTCATTAACTGGAAAGGACGTATCCAGCTCCCAGTTTCATGATGCTGGAGACTGAATGTGAGCGGGGACCGAATCAAAGTAGGCTGAAGCCGAGCCCTTGCGGGGTTCCTGGTCACTGGGTCCCAGGGCCCTTCTTGGGGCAAGCTGATCCGCACTGCGTCCATCCACAGCTCCAGCAACTCCAGAAGGATCTTTGCACAAGCATTAAGATCCTGTCGAACACCTCGGGCTTGGAGTCCGACACCTCCGTACTGGGCTTCCTGTGCCTTAAGAACTGGGAGCCAGAAACTGCAATAGCAGATTGGGAGGTTTAAAGGGTTAAACGCCCAAATTCAGCCTTGAGCAGACACATCTGGGAGCTGCGCTATCCGAAGGCAGGAGGGACGTTTTGTACCCTTATACCGCAGAATGGAAACGAGTTGCTCATCTTCCAGTggaatgaactttaaaaaaaaccccttcatttgCTGTCACTGTAAACTGGGAATTCTCCTTTCGATTCCGTCAGTTTGTCTGAATTCCTTTTTCAAGGACAACAGATTTCAGGGGCATATTTTTAACCTTCATTCCCGTTTGTTCCCGCTCCAGCCCTCAAGAAGGCCTTTGCCGAACATAAAGAAATCCAGAAACTGGCTGAAAAATTCATTCTCCTGAACCTGGTGGTAAGTTTCCCAGTTACACTTCATGAAGTGAAAGCAATAAAGTTCTATTTTTAATTATGGCTTCTCTAGCTATAATTAGTCAGTTTAATAGCTCGGGTTGGCTGGGAAAATGACCATTGCTGAAGTATAATAGTTTGAGTGATAAGTCTCTTTCACCTGCAGCCATCAGAAACTCTAAATATGAGGGAATTTAAAGTTTAATAATAACTCAGCCTGTTGTTATCAATTTTCAACTCCGGCTGTTAAAAGACTGCGTCCCAGACGGTTCCTCTCTTTAAACtgcaaaatgtattatttaagcTTTGTTTCATAACACGGAGGGCAACGAAGAAATATTTATGTAGGGCGCCCTCCTGCAGTCTTGACTGGGaaccttttctgttttctttaagtaTGAGACCACGGACAAGAACCTTTCTCCTGACGGCCAGTACGTCCCTCGGATTTTGTTCATAGGTGAGTAAGTACCTCCAGCGTCAGAGCTGACCTCAGGTGGAAGCCCCTGCTGCGCCACGCATCTCAAATCCTCAGGAATTTATTCCATGAGAAATATAAGATATTCTAGTTGGTTTTGTTGGAGGAAATTTCAGAGCAAGCCCAGCCGGGTCATTAGCATCACAGGCCCGGCGTTCCTCCCTCGCTGATTCCACCAGCGACGTTAACTCCCTCCATCGTGTCATCGAAGCGACGCGATGCCGCGGTCACGGGACTGGGTAGGCACCGGCTCAGCCTTGCTCATCCTCCTGGCTTTAGAAATACTGTAAACCCGCCAGGTTTGTGTTTGTACCACAAGTCTCGGGCTCCGTGGGAGCCTGGATGCTTCGGGGGCTGATTTTCAAAGCTCCGTACTCAGCTCTGTGCCCCACCAACCCGTACAAACTCCTCCTTTTGGAGATGCATTAGTGGCCATGCCCGCATCCAGGTATTACACAGAGTCACAGCATtccctctcccagaagagatACCCTGCACAGGTACCATCAGCACATGCCCTTATAAATCGAGGTCATGATGACCATTTTCAACAGATCAAAGAAAATGCCGTATTTTCGCTCccttgattatttcttttttaataacctTTGTAGCCTGAGGGCAGCCTCAGCTCGTAGGGTTCATTCAGGTACTACGCGGTGGCACGGGGTGTAAAGCTAATCAACACTGATGAGAATAAAACCCATGCCCTTCTCAATAAAGCTGCAAATACAACTCTTAAAGTTGAAATGTCGGCGACCGTGTAGAAGAACGATCTCTTGGTTGTTGGTGGTGGCAGACTTGTCTTGCAGAAACCTTTAGGAAGCAAGCGGAAGCGCAGAGAGGTTTGTTTCTCTCCTCCTTGAAGGTGGGTCTTCTCCTCTGCAACCTCTCCCATCCTTTTTTCCAGATCCTTCCCTGACTGTGAGAGCAGATATTACCGGAAGATACTCAAACCGTCTCTATGCATACGAGCCCTCTGACGTTTCACTGTGTAAGTAGCGTATTCTGAAATATTCCGAGAGCGGTCCCATTTTTCACGCCACAGGGAATAACACCAGGCGTTACAGCCTCTCACAGTCGGTGCTTGGTGAAAGACAGTTAACCAGGATTGAAATTAAAGGGGACGCTAGACTTAGTGAGGTGAAGAGAatgatggcagagccctggagcctTAAACATCCATTTGTTTGAGAAGAAAGCGGTAAGAACTTGCATAATTCAGCAGGGCCCTGCGTAGGCGGCCGTGGGAACTCCCGCACACGAGCCCTGCCGGGGCCGGCTGGGAGTTGGGAAGAGCTGGGAGccacagcccagctccatccctgccctaTCAACACCCCCGGGTGTGCAATGACCGATGTTATGCTCTCACCGGTCAAAATTAAGCAGATGCTATTCACGAAATGCTTGGAAGAGCACAGCGCATCCCAATCCATACAGCAATAGGGATGTGAGCAAAAGCTTTAATATAATGACATTTTCTCCGCGGTATTTGTAGTCGCTGGCAGAGGAGGTTGTGACAAAAATAACACGtatgaatatttcatttctagTGCACTCAAATATGCAGAAAGCGCTGAAACTCATGAAGACTGAACTGTAAGGGGAAGAAGGAAGCCCTTAAATACTATGAAGTCTGATCTTCCGTCTCTTTTCCACTCATTGAAACTGGTGAAGAGACTATTTGGGGTGGTATTTAGTGATGTATAGTGCTGGTTTATATACATAAACACTGCAGTTTTACATTAGCACTTTTGTACTGGGCAGCATTTTTGAAAGCCAGAGGCTTTTAATTTAAGGCGTACAGAATAACACTGTATGATCAActgtaaaaatgattttttaaaaaataaatccatttcaaGGGTTTCCATACAAAACgttgctgtggttttttgtttgttttttcccttattATTATCTATCATTATTAGAAAGAGTAAAATCACTGTGTAACTTGAGACCAGAGCTTGCAAGTTTACATCCGAGCAAAACAAGGAACTCATTCGCCGCTTCCTATGGGCAggtgggtgttcagccatccccagcagAACAGGGCTCCGTCACGCGGAATGGctatttgggaagacaaatgtcctAACTCCAAATatcccccttcttcctcccgCAGCTTTTATGGCAGAACACAATACCATATGGtatggaatgtccctttggtcatttgggggcagctgtcccagttgtgtcccctccctgctcactggcggggcggtgtgaggaacagaaaaggccttgactctgtgcaagcaTCAGCtacaactaaaacatccctgttaTCAACtgctttggtcacaaatccaaagcacagcaccacacaagctgctatgaagaaaactaactcaACCCAGGGGAGGAAAGCAGCTTTTTAGCTCATTTCAGCTGCGAGCCAAGCTCTTCAGTGCTCGGCCTGCTTTATTCCTGCTTATTTTCTCATAGCACCAACCTATGTCGAGGTGTCATCATCAGCCTTTTCTTTACAGTTAGATAACAAGAACAAAACTTCTACAGAAAAATACTtgagactagagaatagaattgttcattttttttttgtttctttttttaaactggctgCACTCTGAAGTGATCCAAGGATCACCCTATCTacctgaagattttatttttttaaagattcctaTTGAGTTATCAGCTACAGATTTTAAGGTACGTTTTTACACGTATCAATTCAAATTAtgcaagtttttctttctttaataaataGTTGTTTCCACTTGAGAGGAGTCAGATGCTGTGCAGTGGTATCAGCATGTTAGTTAAGATCCGTTTTCACTTTCTTACACAGACAAAGaagaattatattttaatattttatagccAGTTATTTTTATGTGATAAAAATGTGTCTTGAAAGAAGTCAAGACAGGTTTCTACATTTTCCAGAATAACCGACTTTAAGAAATCATCTCAATGTAACTAAGGTCAAAAGACATCTAACGTAAACATTAAGAATGCTCCAAATTAAACCACTTTGTTgttttgctgctctgctgctgtgaacAGCTTCTAGAAAATCTGGTTACAATTAAGCCCAATTCTCAagcagataaaaattaaaatgcctctctagaaaccaaacaaaaaccatcTTTATACGACCAGAACTATTTTCTCACGAGGAAAAACTTTGTTCTgcaatgaagaaagcaaacttcaaaGACAAAACCCACCAAGAATAggtataaactaaaaaaaaaaaaaattgaacaaaacaaaaaaatgctctGTTTCAACACATCAGAACATTTCTTGCACACTGACACACGAGTCAGACCTCTCCTGAGGGAGGCTGTTCTCCCCAAAGTCAGACTCAACATATTTTATTGCCCCACTTAAAAATCAGGTTCCGAAAGCGAACCCACATCTCTGGTGTGAATTTCAGGGGTTGTggggttgtttatttttaaatcacagaaataaAGAGCAAAGTATTATGATAGAAAAACTTAAATCAAACCATAAGATCCACTGATCTGTCTTTTGACTACTGAAAACttaatcaatttaaaacaaattcacACTAAGTGTTCTGACACATGGGAATTTCTAAAGTAgtaaacattttcagtattttttcattgATGCACATTTACACTCTAATAACACCTACCATATTTATGAAACCAGAGCTACCCAAAGCTAAGCACTAAAACCACTtaggaaaaaagtcaaaaatcaaagcagcaaTACAGTATTATTTTAAGCTTCGTTCA comes from Numenius arquata chromosome 7, bNumArq3.hap1.1, whole genome shotgun sequence and encodes:
- the AGR2 gene encoding anterior gradient protein 2 homolog — translated: MEKSYASMFLLLVAISCALAKDVGKKETKETTAKPKLPQTLSRGWGDQLIWTQTYEEALFRSKHSNKPLMIIHHLDDCPHSQALKKAFAEHKEIQKLAEKFILLNLVYETTDKNLSPDGQYVPRILFIDPSLTVRADITGRYSNRLYAYEPSDVSLLHSNMQKALKLMKTEL